In Paraburkholderia aromaticivorans, a single window of DNA contains:
- a CDS encoding radical SAM protein: MERRAIYAADASHSRAASLRGAPYDLDRAEIARRVAEARDRGATEVCMQGGIRPAYSGETYAALCQIVQAAQPRMYVHAFSPLQILHGARSSGLDLPTYFARLQKAGLNTLPCTAADILDDEVREQVCPDKFNTDEWLEMMESAHRAGLRSSATTMFGHVDRPVQ; this comes from the coding sequence GTGGAACGGCGGGCGATATACGCGGCGGATGCTAGTCACAGTCGCGCGGCCAGTCTGCGCGGCGCGCCCTACGATCTCGACCGCGCCGAAATCGCCCGCCGCGTCGCCGAGGCCAGGGATCGCGGCGCGACCGAAGTGTGCATGCAGGGCGGCATCCGTCCTGCCTATTCGGGCGAAACCTACGCGGCGCTTTGCCAAATCGTACAAGCCGCGCAGCCACGCATGTATGTCCATGCATTTTCGCCGCTCCAGATCCTGCACGGTGCCCGCTCGTCCGGGCTCGATCTGCCGACGTACTTTGCGCGCTTGCAAAAAGCCGGGCTCAATACGCTGCCTTGCACTGCCGCTGACATTCTGGATGACGAGGTACGCGAGCAGGTCTGCCCTGACAAATTCAACACCGACGAGTGGCTCGAAATGATGGAAAGCGCACACAGGGCCGGCTTGCGAAGTAGCGCGACTACCATGTTCGGACACGTCGATCGACCTGTCCAGTGA
- a CDS encoding DUF2889 domain-containing protein, with translation MEDLFDKTTSLSSTKNVTREALHDRQISMRGFRRSDGLYEVEGSVTDRKPRAFTAPGGGRTVAAHEPIHEMGVRLVFDDSMVVRAVNTFMSATPYGTCSGGADALESLIGLRIGAGWNSEVRRRLGGGRSCTHLLELLSPLATAALQSMGELRMNAPDPVDANGRPMKIDSCYAYAADGEVVALRWPQFQRNHGSST, from the coding sequence ATGGAAGACCTGTTCGATAAGACTACGTCGCTTTCGTCAACAAAGAACGTCACACGCGAAGCATTGCATGATCGGCAAATCAGCATGCGTGGCTTTCGTCGCAGCGATGGGCTATATGAAGTCGAGGGGAGTGTGACCGATCGGAAGCCTCGAGCGTTTACCGCGCCGGGCGGAGGCCGCACGGTAGCCGCGCACGAACCGATTCACGAGATGGGGGTGCGACTGGTTTTCGACGACTCGATGGTCGTGCGCGCTGTCAATACGTTTATGAGCGCTACGCCGTACGGTACCTGTAGTGGCGGTGCAGATGCATTGGAGTCGCTCATAGGCTTGCGCATAGGTGCGGGGTGGAATAGCGAAGTGCGTCGCCGGCTAGGCGGCGGCCGCAGTTGTACGCACCTGCTAGAGCTATTGAGCCCCCTGGCGACGGCTGCCCTTCAAAGTATGGGTGAGTTGCGTATGAATGCACCCGACCCCGTCGACGCCAACGGGCGTCCCATGAAAATCGACAGTTGCTATGCCTATGCGGCTGACGGGGAGGTCGTTGCGCTACGCTGGCCGCAATTTCAAAGGAATCATGGATCCAGCACTTGA
- a CDS encoding MFS transporter — translation MNRETCTTTPEEAFDPKGAPIPWQDSIGSIDSSRSWYVLAILSLSYALAFIDRQLLNLILDPIKHTLSVSDTELSLIQGAAFVLAYLVTAPLFGRLVDVTNRRNVLLFGICAWSIFTAFCGRADTYVELFIARVGVGASEACVFPVGCSLIGDYFSERRTPRAISIFMASQWVGAGFSLVAGGLVIAFANDMRLHFPLFEKLAGWQMAFVLVGLPGLLLAVAVLLTVREPTRKVMLKAAADDRQFTIREASAFLWANRGFYARIYIGVGMLAMVVLGMPAWAPSFLIRFHGVAPSLVGYRLGILAVVFGSTGVLLGPTVARLLERRGHTDAQLRAAAFSMIGTFFFCAAIPLAPSPVTALVAIAGAIFSFSLPIGIMAAATQLCTPSRLRGSVASLYTFFSQLIGFGIGPTAIALVTDKVFGNPRMVGYSLGIVCCVASALASWLIFAALPHYRRMLQEERYGGPGQTGTEISCDTRATGSSSNFLGRL, via the coding sequence GTGAATCGCGAAACATGCACAACGACGCCCGAAGAGGCGTTCGATCCGAAGGGCGCACCAATCCCGTGGCAGGATTCGATCGGGTCAATCGATAGCTCCCGATCTTGGTACGTTCTCGCCATCTTGTCACTTTCGTACGCCTTGGCGTTCATTGATCGCCAGCTGCTCAATCTGATCCTCGATCCTATTAAGCACACTCTCTCCGTATCAGATACGGAATTGAGCCTTATCCAAGGCGCGGCATTCGTATTGGCCTATCTAGTAACGGCACCACTCTTTGGTCGTCTAGTCGACGTAACGAATCGGCGAAATGTTCTGCTGTTTGGCATCTGCGCGTGGAGTATCTTTACAGCCTTTTGCGGAAGGGCGGACACCTATGTAGAGCTTTTTATAGCTCGCGTCGGCGTCGGCGCGAGCGAGGCCTGCGTTTTTCCGGTCGGGTGTTCGCTCATAGGCGATTATTTCTCCGAGCGGCGCACGCCACGTGCGATAAGCATCTTCATGGCCAGTCAGTGGGTCGGTGCGGGCTTCTCACTCGTAGCCGGCGGTCTTGTGATCGCATTTGCGAATGATATGCGCCTGCACTTTCCTTTATTTGAGAAACTCGCGGGGTGGCAAATGGCGTTTGTGCTCGTCGGATTGCCAGGTCTTTTGCTAGCCGTCGCGGTGCTACTGACGGTTCGTGAACCGACGCGCAAGGTTATGCTCAAGGCCGCAGCCGACGATCGACAATTCACGATTCGAGAAGCGTCAGCGTTTCTGTGGGCGAATCGCGGATTTTATGCGCGAATCTATATCGGCGTGGGAATGCTCGCGATGGTTGTGCTGGGGATGCCTGCCTGGGCGCCATCGTTCCTCATCCGATTCCATGGAGTCGCCCCTTCACTGGTCGGCTACAGACTGGGTATCCTCGCAGTGGTTTTTGGTTCGACCGGCGTTCTACTGGGTCCGACCGTTGCCCGGCTGCTGGAACGCAGAGGCCATACGGACGCTCAGCTTCGTGCAGCAGCTTTTTCTATGATCGGCACATTTTTCTTCTGTGCGGCCATTCCGCTTGCGCCAAGTCCCGTTACTGCCCTCGTCGCGATCGCTGGTGCAATCTTTTCGTTTAGTTTGCCTATCGGCATCATGGCCGCCGCAACGCAGCTCTGTACCCCAAGTCGGTTGCGCGGCAGCGTCGCATCGCTGTACACCTTCTTTTCACAGCTGATCGGGTTCGGAATCGGTCCTACCGCAATCGCACTGGTCACCGACAAGGTTTTCGGGAATCCGAGGATGGTCGGATATTCGCTGGGAATAGTGTGCTGCGTCGCGTCGGCGTTAGCGTCGTGGCTCATTTTCGCAGCGTTACCTCATTACCGAAGAATGCTCCAAGAGGAACGTTATGGCGGGCCGGGGCAGACCGGGACGGAGATTAGTTGCGATACGAGGGCAACAGGGTCGTCGAGTAACTTTTTGGGACGGTTATAA
- a CDS encoding SDR family oxidoreductase: MDLGIHGKRAVVIGGSSGLGKAAAEALAKEGVDLVLFARSQERLARTQQELRAKCGVQIDTVIGDITQAGDVNALADMLAAGRGLDILILNTPRPPSPMREFLDETDDERWAQAYQDQLHGALLVLRRLTPLLVQKGWGRVVAITSASVKSPMPRHAISTIFRAGVQAALKHLANEVASRGVTVNSAAPATIATPTFGQFHNVEARVQAVPVKRAGRPEELGALVAFLASDLAGFITGQVVQLDGGQTPSLV, from the coding sequence ATGGACCTTGGAATTCACGGTAAACGGGCAGTCGTCATTGGCGGTAGTTCCGGTCTCGGCAAGGCAGCGGCGGAGGCGCTCGCGAAAGAAGGGGTCGATCTGGTTCTGTTCGCCCGCAGTCAGGAGCGGCTTGCGCGTACGCAGCAGGAACTGCGCGCGAAGTGCGGCGTCCAGATCGACACCGTGATCGGCGATATCACGCAAGCCGGAGACGTGAACGCACTTGCCGACATGCTTGCCGCTGGCCGCGGACTGGATATCCTGATTCTGAACACGCCGCGCCCGCCAAGCCCGATGCGGGAATTTCTTGACGAGACCGACGACGAGCGATGGGCCCAGGCCTATCAGGATCAACTGCACGGCGCACTGCTCGTGCTGCGACGCCTTACGCCGCTCCTCGTGCAAAAAGGCTGGGGGCGGGTCGTTGCAATCACATCGGCCAGCGTCAAGAGCCCGATGCCAAGGCACGCGATTTCGACGATCTTTCGCGCGGGCGTTCAGGCCGCGCTTAAACACCTGGCGAATGAAGTCGCGAGCCGAGGCGTAACGGTGAATTCCGCCGCGCCCGCGACGATTGCGACCCCGACATTCGGACAGTTCCATAACGTCGAGGCGCGTGTGCAGGCCGTGCCTGTCAAACGCGCTGGAAGACCCGAGGAGCTGGGCGCGCTTGTCGCCTTCCTCGCGTCGGACCTTGCCGGCTTTATCACCGGTCAGGTCGTGCAACTGGATGGCGGGCAGACGCCTTCACTGGTGTGA
- a CDS encoding SDR family NAD(P)-dependent oxidoreductase, with amino-acid sequence MNGTDPWNLQAAIVPVTGAASGIGLALCKRLRAVGATPLVLDVDAGRLAGALHEIYSEFEDQQALRYGYVVDVRDSVAIDACFDAILTDHGVVTHAVANAGMSHGSHVTETTDDQWHRVMDVNLNGVFYFCRAAARQMAEAKQGAIVAMGSIAGLRAKEGRAAYAASKGAVINLTRALALDLGPLGVRVNAVAPGIIQTPMQDQSSATSLENSKRRTALGRLGTPDEVSSLVLFLLSDLASYVTGETVVVDGGLTARYN; translated from the coding sequence ATGAACGGCACAGATCCCTGGAATCTCCAAGCCGCCATTGTGCCGGTGACAGGCGCGGCCTCGGGCATCGGCCTGGCACTGTGCAAGCGTCTGCGCGCCGTCGGCGCCACGCCGCTCGTGTTGGACGTTGACGCTGGAAGACTCGCGGGCGCGCTGCACGAAATATATTCAGAGTTCGAAGATCAACAGGCGTTGCGATATGGGTACGTCGTCGACGTGCGCGACTCCGTGGCAATCGATGCCTGTTTCGACGCCATTCTGACCGACCACGGCGTCGTGACGCATGCAGTGGCCAATGCCGGAATGAGCCATGGCTCTCACGTGACCGAGACCACTGACGATCAGTGGCACCGCGTGATGGACGTGAACCTGAATGGGGTGTTCTACTTCTGCCGTGCGGCGGCACGACAGATGGCCGAGGCAAAGCAGGGCGCGATCGTTGCAATGGGGTCGATCGCGGGACTGCGCGCGAAGGAAGGGCGGGCCGCGTACGCGGCGTCAAAAGGGGCGGTGATCAATCTGACACGAGCGTTGGCGCTGGACCTGGGTCCGCTCGGCGTGCGCGTCAACGCAGTAGCGCCTGGTATCATCCAGACACCGATGCAGGACCAGTCGTCTGCCACGTCGCTAGAGAACAGCAAGCGGCGAACCGCGTTGGGCCGCCTTGGCACGCCCGATGAGGTCAGCAGTCTCGTGCTATTCCTGCTATCGGATCTGGCGAGTTACGTGACCGGTGAAACCGTTGTCGTCGACGGTGGGTTGACGGCACGTTACAACTGA